Within Cytophagia bacterium CHB2, the genomic segment ACAGGCTGGCGCCGTCGAAGCCCGCCCGGTTGACCTGGACGGCGATGGGGATATCGATGTGATTTCCGCGGCTGCTGATGGTGATCGCATTGCCTGGCATGAAAACGATGGGAATGAGAATTTTACCACCCACACCCTCATAACCGGTTATGACTGCGCTATTTTTACGGATATAGTTGATTTGGATGAAGACGGTGACATGGATGTGCTTGCCGCTGCCTGCGTAGATGACCGGCTTATCTGGTTTGAGAACGACGGCAGCCAGAATTTTACCACCCATCCTATCGCAACCGGTTTGAACAACGCCACCGTCATCCGTGCAGCCGATGTTGATGGCGATGGAGATTGGGATTTGCTTTCCAGTGAGTGGTCTACCGGAGGGGCGATTAGCTGGTATGAGAATGATGGCAATGAGAATTTTACGGCAAATGATATTATAACTGGACCCAATGGTTTCTTTGCGCTCCAAATTGCCGATTTAGATGATGATGGAGATGTAGACCTGATTTCCACTACTCCTGAAATTGATGAAATTAACTGGCATGAAAACGACGGCAATTTATCTTTCACTACGCATACGATTACAACAGATGCGGATTCCGTCCTTTGGGTTGATACAGCCGATCTTGACGGTGATGGGGATATCGATGTGATTTCTGCTTCACAGAATGATGACAAAGTCGCCTGGTATGAGAATGACGGCAATGAAAATTTTACCGTCCATGTCATCACTACCGATGCGGATCTGGCTCTTAAAGTATTTGCAGCAGATATGGATAGCGACAGAGATATCGATGTGCTTTCCGCTTCCGCAAATGATAATAAAATCGCGTGGTATGAGAACAATCTCATCACCACAGGTGTGGAAGCAAGAGCGACGGAAATGCCGGAAAAGTTTGCACTCTCCCAAAACTACCCCAACCCCTTCAACCCGACAACGACCATCGCTTTTTCCCTGCCACAAAGCGGTTTTGTCACTTTGAAGGTGTATAACCTCCTCGGAGAGGAAGTGGCGAACTTGCTGGAAGCGCACAAACCTGCCGGACGGCATATCGTCAGTTTCGATGCCTCAGCGCTGACTTCCGGTATCTACTATTACACGTTGACGGCAGGCCCTTCGAATGGCTCAGGGCAAGCTTTCAAGCAATCGCGCAAGATGTTGTTGCTGCGATGATTCTTTTAACTTGAATCCCAAAATTACAGGAGCAAACCATGTGGAGAAAAAGTTTTTTGCTTGGCATAATAATCTTTGGGTGTGGCGCAACGACCTATGCTCAACTGCCCCATACCTTCACCCAAACTGCACACATCGCTGACGTTGGTGATGCCCGTTACGTGGCAGTCGGACCGAACGGCACCGTTTTTGTCGCAGGTGCCGGTTTATTTGCTTACAGTTATGATGGCAGTTCTTTCACCAACACTGCATATTATGATGATACTTTCACCACCAGGAACCTGGCAGTCGATGCTCAAGGTATTGTTTTCCTCAGGGTTGGTTATCTTTTTGGCACTACATTTTATCAAGTATATAGTTACGATGGTACATCATTCTCCAGGTTTAATGCATCCTTGCACAGAGGGGATATTGCGTTCGGTCCTGACGGCACCATTTTTATTTCTTACGGTGGTTTGTGGGCCTATACGCGTGAAGATACCATATTCACTAGCACGGCACATACAGATAATGGAAGTGGTTATATCGCAGTCGCTCCTGACGGTACCATCTTTCAGGCCAGTGATGACAGCCTATGGGCCTGGACCTATGACGGCAGTTCTTTTACCAATACCGCACAAATTGACATTAGCCTTGATGCCGCGGACGTGGCGGTTGGAGCAGACGGCACGGTCTTTCTCGCTCTCGCCACCCGTGATAGGGGCGGGTGGGATAACACCCATTTGTCGGCTTATTCTTTTAATGACACTTCTTTCACCAACACGGCAAATATTGTTGTCGGAGGCGAAGATAATAGCGCAATCAAAGTGGAAGTAGGACCTGATGGAACCATTTTTCTGGCCAATGGTACGGATGGTTTGCGCGCGTATACTTATGATGGCAGTTCTTTTACCAACACGGCACATCGTGATGATATTGTTCCCATTGATGATATAGCAGTATCTTCAGATGAAACAATCTTTCTTGTCAGTGACGGAGGATTATATGCTTATGCTTACACAAAGAATCCTACTTCCATTGACGTAGAACCTTCAGAACTTCCAACTCAAATTGGGCTAATGCAGAATTACCCTAACCCCTTCAATCCGACAACAGCCATCGAATTTTCCCTGCCGCAAAACGGTTTTGTCACTTTGAAGGTGTATAACCTCCTCGGGGAAGAAGTGGCGACCGTGCTGGAAGCGCGCAAACCCGCCGGGCGGCATACTGTCAGTTTCGACGCCTCGGCGCTGACTTCCGGCCTTTACTACTACACGTTGACGGCGAGTGCCCCTGCGACGGGCTCAGGGCAAGCTTTTAAACAAACGCGCAAGATGCTGTTGCTGCGATGAAGGTTGAGAATGAAGTGCTGGCATCAGGAAATCACAAAAGGGGTTTTTGGCGCCAGGCCTGAGCATGATAGCCTGATTGCAATCCTTCTGTGAAAGCCTTTTGAAGAATACAATATGCGACTGACCGGCCACTTGCAGCGGTTACATGGTGGAACATTGGGGGCACAAATAGTGACCGGTCAGTGTTTCTCGTTAGGGTTTGTGGTCGCCGCCCCCTATGCGGGCGGCTCTCAAAGCCATTAAATTCGAGAGTGCGACTGCGCCCCACAAAAGAGGCAAGATTACTAACTTGCACACACACATGCGAAAAACGCTGTAATCTACCAAAGTTAGATTTACTTTTGGTTACCTCCCATCTTTCCACCGCGGAATTCTCTCGCGAATACGCCCAAAGCCGAGTTGGTCAAACAGCGCTTCCACTTGTTGGCGATCCGCGCCGTTATATTGCAGCGCGCGCAAATTGGCTTTGACCGGCGCTTTGGTTGAAATCGTGGCAAGGTCTTTTGAGAGAAAAGCGTGTTCGCGGCCCTGCTCGAGTTTGGCGCGAATGGCAGCAGCTCCGCGCACGGCCATTTTTTCGACGCGCTCCAATTTTTCAAAAATATCTTCAATGCTTGCAAACTTCT encodes:
- a CDS encoding T9SS type A sorting domain-containing protein — protein: MWRKSFLLGIIIFGCGATTYAQLPHTFTQTAHIADVGDARYVAVGPNGTVFVAGAGLFAYSYDGSSFTNTAYYDDTFTTRNLAVDAQGIVFLRVGYLFGTTFYQVYSYDGTSFSRFNASLHRGDIAFGPDGTIFISYGGLWAYTREDTIFTSTAHTDNGSGYIAVAPDGTIFQASDDSLWAWTYDGSSFTNTAQIDISLDAADVAVGADGTVFLALATRDRGGWDNTHLSAYSFNDTSFTNTANIVVGGEDNSAIKVEVGPDGTIFLANGTDGLRAYTYDGSSFTNTAHRDDIVPIDDIAVSSDETIFLVSDGGLYAYAYTKNPTSIDVEPSELPTQIGLMQNYPNPFNPTTAIEFSLPQNGFVTLKVYNLLGEEVATVLEARKPAGRHTVSFDASALTSGLYYYTLTASAPATGSGQAFKQTRKMLLLR
- a CDS encoding T9SS type A sorting domain-containing protein, encoding MYSLKGDGIMKIFSALFVALFSSASGVFSQVEFTAHTITTNASGATGVAAADMDGDGDMDVLSADYFSGEITWYENDGSQNFTAHTVATGQAGAVEARPVDLDGDGDIDVISAAADGDRIAWHENDGNENFTTHTLITGYDCAIFTDIVDLDEDGDMDVLAAACVDDRLIWFENDGSQNFTTHPIATGLNNATVIRAADVDGDGDWDLLSSEWSTGGAISWYENDGNENFTANDIITGPNGFFALQIADLDDDGDVDLISTTPEIDEINWHENDGNLSFTTHTITTDADSVLWVDTADLDGDGDIDVISASQNDDKVAWYENDGNENFTVHVITTDADLALKVFAADMDSDRDIDVLSASANDNKIAWYENNLITTGVEARATEMPEKFALSQNYPNPFNPTTTIAFSLPQSGFVTLKVYNLLGEEVANLLEAHKPAGRHIVSFDASALTSGIYYYTLTAGPSNGSGQAFKQSRKMLLLR